One genomic window of Melitaea cinxia chromosome 10, ilMelCinx1.1, whole genome shotgun sequence includes the following:
- the LOC123657459 gene encoding DNA fragmentation factor subunit beta, translated as MKKGYKVTDVKRVKKIGVAAENLEELIDKSCKKLGFNVSCAECRLYVAEDGTHVDDDDYLKTLPPQTLFILLKEKEKMVTDFDYYYTMIRNSKKDYINTGLAAKDFLSTNFKEKFRVFQKYIAAANDAKTMLSQRTQDPGWFEGLEPSEKTKEQSMSKRVKERMRGYYYKTKSALQSSELYIHTKNGRGKKLVDQFLLDLRKLLELNKYNEGYFNRRDKDNRMCNENGLFECGGLWNNSKCIYDGEHVINPYRSREERIIFQTWNLDHKIELSRSVVPKILEAIEGLAKGKVQCISCEEISSEGFVEADRYYLQIFTSENLKLVHIVCHYKGKHNIQSDVYTLCKKCIN; from the exons atgaaaaaaggaTATAAAGTTACCGACGTGAAAAGAGTAAAGAAAATTGGAGTGGCGGCGGAAAATCTTGAAGAGCTAATTGATAAATCATGCAAAAAGTTAGGA TTCAATGTCAGCTGCGCAGAATGCCGGCTCTACGTAGCAGAAGACGGGACTCACGTGGATGACGATGACTACCTAAAAACTTTGCCGCCAcaaacactttttattttattaaaggaaAAAGAGAAAATGGTAACTG actTTGACTACTACTACACTATGATTCGAAACAGCAAAAAGGATTATATTAATACTGGATTAGCCGCAAAAGATTTTCTAAGCACTAACTTCAAAGAAAAATTTAGAGTATTTCAGAAATATATAGCAGCAGCCAATGATGCTAAAACAATGCTTAGTCAGAGGACACAAGACCCAGGGTGGTTTGAGg GACTCGAGCcgtctgaaaaaacaaaagagCAATCTATGTCTAAACGTGTGAAGGAACGCATGAGAGGATACTACTACAAAACTAAAAGTGCTCTGCAGTCTTCAGAATTATACATTCACACAAAAAACGGCCGAGGTAAGAAACTAGTTGACCAGTTCCTATTAGACTTACGGAAACTTCTGGAACTCAATAAATACAATGAGGGTTATTTTAATAGGCGTGATAAGGATAACCGTATGTGTAACGAAAATGGACTTTTTGAATGTGGTGGATTATGGAATAATAGTAAGTGTATATACGATGGCGAACACGTCATAAACCCGTATAGAAGTCGAGAGGAGCGTATTATTTTCCAGACATGGAACCTTGATCATAAGATAGAATTATCGAGATCTGTTGTGCCAAAGATACTGGAAGCGATTGAAGGACTGGCTAAAGGGAAAGTACAGTGTATATCGTGCGAGGAAATCTCTTCTGAGGGCTTTGTCGAAGCTGATAGGTATTATTTACAGATTTTCACTAGTGAAAATCTTAAATTGGTGCATATCGTTTGTCATTATAAGGGCAAACACAATATACAGTCAGACGTATACACGTTgtgtaaaaaatgtatcaattaa
- the LOC123656924 gene encoding ribosome biogenesis regulatory protein homolog, with translation MDIVNEILEKEQKKAEKYKPITVEKHLELEFDVGTLLASDTNDLDISSLKSDSRRDEYLNSLARDNTQLLLNKIWELPTERIDEAIVVKLPNPTTVLPRSKPVPKPKPLTKWQEFAKAKGITKNKKDKLKWDDQLQKWVPLYGFRKAAAEKEKDWLIEVPQHVDPMTDMYEKKASEKSEKVAKNELQRLKNIARAKKVNIPRVGLPVTSDKANATQLSTAAVVAKASTASLGKFQDKLPKEKEARGKGVHELIPGKDRKRKAPIPTPQVEKQNNLNLIDKILNKRPKIDMEKAVSKHINEQQIQRSEEKKNMNPAKGKRKGKGGNATNFSNKKPKAGKGQRNPSKKNPGRKRR, from the exons ATGGATATTGTAAACGAGATTTTAGAAAAGGAACAGAAGAAAGCTGAGAAGTATAAACCTATAACAGTCGAAAAACATTTAGAGCTAGAATTTGACGTCGGCACTCTACTGGCGTCGGACACAAATGATCTCGACATATCATCATTAAA GTCAGACAGTCGGCGAGATGAGTATTTGAATTCTCTGGCGCGTGATAACACACAGTTATTACTCAACAAGATATGGGAACTTCCAACAGAGAGAATCGATGAGGCCATTGTGGTAAAATTGCCAAATCCTACAACAGTGCTGCCTCGTTCTAAACCAGTGCCTAAACCAAAACCTTTGACCAAATGGCAAGAGTTTGCTAAAGCCAAGGGTATAACTAAGAATAAGAAAGACAAACTTAAGTGGGATGATCAGCTACAGAAATGGGTACCACTCTATGG TTTCAGAAAAGCAGCTGCTGAGAAGGAGAAAGACTGGTTGATTGAAGTTCCTCAGCACGTTGATCCGATGACAGACATGTATGAAAAGAAAGCAAGTGAGAAATCAGAGAAGGTGGCCAAAAATGAATTGCAAAGACTTAAGAATATTGCCCGGGCAAAGAAAGTCAATATTCCTAGGGTCGGATTACCTGTTACGTCTGATAAAGCTAATGCTACACAg TTATCAACTGCAGCAGTTGTAGCTAAGGCTTCAACGGCATCACTTGGTAAATTCCAAGACAAGTTGCCAAAAGAAAAAGAGGCCAGAGGCAAAGGTGTACATGAATTGATTCCCGGCAAGGATAGGAAACGTAAAGCACCAATACCAACCCCTCAAGTTGAGAAACAAAATAACCTTAATCTCATAGACAAGATTCTAAATAAGAGACCTAAGATTGATATGGAGAAAGCAGTTTCAAAACACATAAATGAACAACAGATACA gaGATCTgaggaaaagaaaaatatgaatCCAGCTAAAGGTAAACGTAAAGGGAAGGGTGGCAATGCCACTAACTTCTCAAACAAGAAACCTAAAGCTGGCAAAGGTCAACGGAATCCAAGCAAAAAGAACCCTGGTCGGAAACGAAGatag
- the LOC123656876 gene encoding thymidylate kinase, with protein MVLKRGALIVIEGVDRTGKTTQCNKIVESLKNKNINAEYKNFPNRTTEIGNVINSYLKSMNELSDEAIHLLFSANRWENANYIIKMLKAGTTIIVDRYCYSGVAFSAAKGLDVNWCKAPDSGLPKPDKVFFLNLPLEAVQRRNGFGNERYEVFDFQKKVFDAYMQLKEENWEILDASRSMDTIQEELMQKTLSVIEDVKNSPIGKIWV; from the exons ATGGTATTAAAACGAGGAGCATTAATTGTTATTGAAGGAGTTGACAGGACCGGTAAAACTACGCAGTGTAATAAAATAG TTGAAagtttgaaaaacaaaaacataaatgcAGAATATAAAAACTTCCCCAATCGTACAACAGAGATTGGAAATGTTATCAACAGTTATTTGAAATCGATG aatgaaTTATCTGATGAAGCAATTCATCTGCTGTTCTCAGCGAATCGTTGGGAAAATgcaaattacattataaaaatgttaaaagcaGGTACCACTATTATCGTGGACAGATATTGCTATTCTGGAGTTGCATTTAGTGCAGCGAAAG GATTGGATGTAAATTGGTGCAAAGCTCCTGATTCAGGGCTACCAAAACCAGACAAAGTATTTTTCCTTAACTTGCCACTGGAGGCGGTTCAGAGGAGAAATGGTTTTGGTAATGAAAG GTATGAGGTATTTGATTTCCAGAAAAAAGTATTTGATGCGTATATGCAGCTTAAAGAAGAGAACTGGGAAATCTTAGATGCAAGCAG ATCAATGGACACTATACAAGAGGAATTAATGCAGAAGACGTTGTCAGTCATTGAGGATGTAAAGAACAGTCCCATTGGAAAAATatgggtttaa